The segment AAATGTCCTGACGGTGTCGAAGACGTTGTCGTAACGGCAAGGTCAATCTCGTCAAGATCATCAAGCACCTGCCGGGCACGTTCATAATAAACCTGCCCCGTACTGGTGGTCGCAACGCTTCGCGTCGATCGCTGAAGAAGCTGCGTATTCAACCTTTCTTCAAGACCCATGACCAATCGGCTTACCGTAGACCGGGGCAGGCGTGATGCCCGTGCCGCTGCGGTAAAGCCGGAATTCTCAACCACTGCGACAAAAGCACGCAGTTCAGCAAAACGATCCATCGTTAATTTGTCTCAAATTTGGGATAATTTGTCTCAAAATAACAGAATTGTTCCATTTTTAAAAGATGTCATTATCTCCTCATCACCCGAGCACAGATGAAAACGGGTGGGGATCAACAGGCAAGACTTACGTCATTAACAGGAGAATTATCATGTCAAAGCTCGAACTTCTTACTCCGAAAAATTCGCAGATCATCTTCATCGATCATCAACCGCAAATGGCATTCGGCGTTCAGTCGATTGACCGCCAGGTTCTGAAAAACAACACCGTTGGCCTTGCGAAGGCAGCCAAGATTTTCAACATCCCGACCACGATCACGACCGTCGAAACCGAGAGCTTCTCGGGCCATACCTATCCGGAACTTCTGGCAGTATTTCCTGAAAATCCGCTTCTTGAACGGACCTCGATGAATTCCTGGGACGATCAGAAAGTACGCGATGCACTGGCGGCAAACGGCCGCAAAAAAGTAATCGTTTCCGGCCTGTGGACCGAAGTCTGTAACAACTCCTTCGCGTTCTGTGCAATGCTTGAAGGCGGTTATGAAATCTATATGGTCGCCGATGCATCCGGCGGTACGTCGGTCGATGCGCATAATTATGCGATGGATCGTATGGTGCAGGCCGGTGTCGTACCGGTCACCTGGCAGCAGGTTCTGCTGGAATGGCAGCGCGACTGGGCACACCGTGAAACCTACAACGATGTAATGGCACTCGTGAAAGAACATTCCGGCGCATATGGCATGGGCGTCGATTATGCCTACACCATGGTTCACAAGGCACCGGAACGTGTCGAACACGGTCCGCGCCTCGCACCGCAGGCTGCTTCCTGATGTTAGGGCACGACGGAAAGGGGATCTCCGTCGTGCCTTTTCTTTTTGGCAGTGGACCGGTCAATCGCTTGTCTCAGGCTGCCTTTTTTGCAGGGATCAAATCAATGAAACGCCGGACTTTCGTGAAAGGTGTTGCCGCCACGGCCGCCTTGTCGACTTTGCCGATTACAGGGATCAGGAGCCAGCAAATGAAAGACACCGCCGACACCATCATTTACAACGCCAAGGTCACGACACTCGACCCAAAGACTCCGGAAGCAGAAGCCATCGCGATTGCCGATGGCAAGGTTCTTGCGGTCGGTGACGAAGCCGGGATACGCAAACTGGCCGATCGCAAAACCAAAATGATCAATGGCGGCGGCCGTCGCATCATTCCGGGGCTGAATGACAGCCATACCCACCTTATTCGCGGTGGTCTTAACTTCAACATGGAATTGCGCTGGGAAAACGTGCCGTCCGTTGCCGACGCGCTACGCATGCTTAAAACGCAGGCGGCTGTCACGCCAGCCCCGCAATGGGTGCGTGTTGTTGGCGGCTGGTCGGAATTCCAGTTTGCCGAACGCCGGATGCCAACCCTTGATGAAATCAATGCTGCCGCACCAGATACGCCGGTTTTCATCCTGCACCTTTATGGGCGTGCTTTATTGAACCAGGCCGCAATCAAGGTTCTTGGTTTTGATAAAAACACACCAAACCCGCCCGGTGGTGTCATTGAAAAGGATGCCAAGGGTAATCCGACCGGTTTGCTGCTGGCGAAACCATCTGCCTTGATTCTGTATTCTACGCTGGCCAAGGGTCCCAAGCTTCCGATTGAGGATCAGATCAATTCCACCCGTCACTATATGCGCGAAATGAACCGTCTTGGCATCACCAGCGTCATTGATGCGGGCGGCGGCGGGCAGAATTATCCCGAAGATTACGATGTCATTCAGCGTTTGCATGATGATAGACAAATGACTGTGCGCATCGCCTATAACCTGTTTGCGCAAAACGCCGGGAACGAGCTTAGCGATTATGAACGCTGGGTCGGAATGACCGAACCGGGTGCTGGCGATGATATGTTGCGGATGAACGGCGCCGGTGAAAACCTTGCCTGGTCCGCAGCAGATTTTGAAAACTTCCTTGAACCGCGCCCCGATCTGGCACCGGTCATGGAAAGCGAACTCGAACCCATCGTCGAATTGCTGGCTGAACGCGAATGGCCGTTCCGCATTCATGCGACCTATGACGAAACCATCGACCGTTTCCTCGGTGTTTTCGAACGGGTGAATGGCAAACAGCCGTTCAAGACGCGGTTTATCATTGATCATGCCGAGACCGTTTCCGAACGCAATATCGAACGGATCAAGGCACTGGGCGGCGGGATCGCGATCCAGCATCGCATGGCATTCCAGGGCGAATATTTTGTCGACCGTTACGGCAAGGATGCTGCCATGGCGACCCCGCCTGTTTCCAAAATGCTGGAATATGGTCTTCCGGTCGGGGCGGGAACGGATGCGACCCGCGTTGCATCCTATGACCCGTGGGTCGGTCTTTACTGGCTTACTACCGGCAAGACGGTTGGCGGTATGTCACTTTATGACAATGACAACGTTCTTGATCGTGAAACTGCACTCATGCTGTGGACAAAAGGGTCGGCATGGTTCTCGGGCGAGGCGGATGTCAAAGGTACGCTGGCACCTGGACAATATGCCGATCTGGCCATCCTTTCCGCTGACTATCTAAGCGTCCCGCCCGAAGAAATCCGCCGGATTAACTCGGTCATGACCATGGTTGGCGGCAAAGTGGTTTACGGCGAAGGAGGGTATCAGTCCCTGTCGCCGGAAATCCCACCAGCATCTCCTTCGTGGAGTCCGGTTTTGCATCAAAAAAGCCCGGGACAGCGCCCGGAATCCCATGCTCATCACGCGGAGCGCGCATGCCATGACGCATGTAACCATGGTTGCGGTGTCCACGGACATGATCACGGGATTGCCTGGAATAATCCTGTGCCGGTTGCGGATGCGAAATCGTTCTGGGGGGCGCTGGGTTGCTCCTGCTTTGCCGTCTAGCGCCGTTATGGGCCGGGCGGGTCTTACCCGCCCGGTTCACTGAAAGACAAACAGGCAGGGCTTCGATGGGCCGGATGCCGCAACGGATTGAAAATCATGAAAATCGTATTTGGACTTTTGCTGGCGATCCTGATTGGCATCGGTTGCCGGGTGATCGATATCCCGGTTCCTGCCCCGCCTGCCATGACAGGTGCGCTTCTGGTACTTGCCATGACGATTGGCTATCTGGTGGTGGATCGCTGGTTCCCGCATCGTCGCTGTGACAATCGTAAAAATTGCGCTGGTCCGATTGGACACGTGCCCAAGGCTGGAGAGTAGGACCATGTGGCAACTTCTGACCGGGATTGGACTGGGACTTGCGATTGGTGGCGGATGTCGCTGGCTTGATTTGCCTTTGCCAGCGCCTCCGAAAATTGTCGGTGCACTTTTGGTGGTAGCGATGACGGCTGGGTTTGTGATTACCGATCACATCCTGACCGTGCAATAGGGGAAGCTTAAGATGAATACGCAAAAATCAGAAAACACCCCCGGAACCGCAGCGGGCCCGTGGTCGCCTTTCCGCCATCGTGCTTTTGCCTTCCTCTGGATCGCAACCGTTGTTTCAAATATCGGAACATGGATGCATGACGTTGGTGCGGGTTGGTTGATGACGGAACTTTCACCATCCCCCTTCGTCGTCGCACTGGTACAGGCGGCAACCACCTTGCCGGTGTTTCTGTTCGCGATATTTGCCGGTGCTCTGGCCGATCTGATGGATCGTCGCAAGTTGCTGCTTGCGGTCAACCTCGTGATGGCAGGATTGGCGGCGGCTTTGTCATCACTTGTTTATCTGCAACTGGTAACGCCGCCGATCCTGATTGCCTTTACCTTCATGATGGGAACCTGCGCGGCACTTATGGCACCTGCCTGGCAGGCAATTGTCCCGTCGCTGGTTGATAAATCGCGTTTGGCGCCTGCTATCGCGCTGAATTCGATGGGGATCAATGTCAGTCGTGCAATCGGTCCGGCATTGGCCGGCTTCCTGATTGTGTCTGCCGGGCTGGTTGCACCTTTTGCACTTAACGCGATCAGCTTTGTCGGCATTCTGGTTGTGTTGTTCTTCTGGAAACCGGCAAAGCCCGAACAGATTATGCCGCGTGAAAAGGTTTTCGGGGCGATGCGCGCGGGGCTTCGTTATGTATTTAACAGCCCGCCGGTCATTGCGACGCTGGTGCGCGCGGTGGCGTTCTTTGTCTTTGCAAGTGCCTATTGGGCGATGCTGCCGCTGATTGCGCGTGAAGTGTTGTCAGGCGGCCCGCAGCTTTATGGCATCCTGCTTGCCAGTGTCGGTGCCGGGGCGGTTATCGGGGCCGTTGTTTTACCGCGGATCAAGGCGCGTCTGGGGGCTGATAAAACCGTCATGGCCGGAACGGTTGGCACGGCGTCGGTTCTTGTTGCCTTTGCCCTGGTCCAGCAGCCGGTTGTTGCGGTGATCGCATCCTTTATTGCCGGGGCATCGTGGATTGCCGTTCTGTCATCCTTCAATGTTTCCGCACAGACGGCATTGCCTGATTGGGTTCGGGCGCGTGGTTTGTCTGTCTTTCTGACGCTGTTTTTCGGTGCGATGTCGGGTGGCAGTATCCTTTGGGGCTGGGTTGCAGATCAGTTTTCGATTGAAACGGCGCTATTATGTGCGGCAGCCGGGGCGATTGTTCTGATGTTTGCCACCATGCGGTTTGCCCTTAATCAGGGGGCGGACCTTGATCTTGCACCATCGATGCATTGGCCAGAACCGATAATCGGTGAGGATGTCGAACATGATCGCGGCCCTGTCATGATCCGGATTTCCTATCGCATTGCCGATACGGACCGCGAGACTTTTGGTGATCTGATGAAAGCCATGCGCAAGGCGCGCCAGCGTCATGGTGCCTATCATTGGAACCTGTATCAGGACAGCAAGCAGGCTGATCTGTTTACCGAGGTATGGTCTGAAGGCTCATGGATAGAACATCTGCGCCATCACAAACGGGTAACCGGCACTGATCGCGTCCTTCAGGAACAGGTCAACAAACTGCATCAGGGAGAAGACAAGCCGCTGGTCCAACATCTGATCGCCGCACGGTGAAACCAATGCGATTTGTGCTTGTTTTCCAAATCTTGAATTCCCCCATGCCCCGAATTTGAAGTAAGTATCATGATAACAGGCCGGGCCCTTATGTTGGGTGCCCGGTCTGTTTGATTTGGACGCCGTTGGCGTCCCGGGGTGCTTTGGGAAAGTGGTGATGACGTTTTGCGGAAAGTCCAGGTCAGGTGCATCCGGCCTGACCATTTTGGTTTTGATTTCGATCCTGAGCCATTCGACATTAGCCGGCGCCACTGAAAAGTGCCTGATTATTGCCATGCCCGAAGTCCGGATGACCGGGGATGGGATCGAACCCTATCGCGATGCCATGCAAAAGGCGGGTGTATGCGTCAAACCGATACGCATGCCGCTAGCACGGGTTGGACAAGCCGTGTCGCATGGTGAAATTGATGGTGCGCTCGCCGAACTTGAAGGATTTCAACAACGCGTTGACCGCCCGATCATAAGGGGAAATGTCCGCGTTGGACTGGTTGACGGAATGCTGGTGGTGCGGTCCGGAAAGATATCGAGGATAAGCGATCTGACAGATGAGAGTGTTGGTGTCTGGCTTGGTTCCGACTGGTCTGATGTACTATTGGCTGATCATCCCAAAGTCGTGCGTGTTCCGCGCGGGCCCGAAATGATGCAGAAGATGCTGCGGTACGGGCGATTGGACGCAATGCTGCTGGATAGCTATTCGTTGTCGGTCACTGGTGGCACCCCGGACGGATTCCAGGCAATTCCCGTTACGAGCCTTTCGGTCTACAGCTGGCTTGCCGTCGACCATGCCGATTTGCTTCCTGCCTTTGATGAAGGCACGTCATTGTTTTTGAAAATGATTATTGAGTGGCGCCTGAAGTAAGGTGACTTGCCCGGTGTTATCTGCGGCCTATCCCGAAAGATAAAATATCGACATGCCATAAAGGCACAGGATTGAAACGCTCTCCCAGCCGATATTGGCAAGTCCCCTGCGTTCGCGGTTGAGCATCCCCAACAGAAGGATGCCTGTCATCAGTATGACAAGGGCGATGGTAAACAGGTGCTGCGGACTGAATGCGGCGTAAATCGATCCATCGCGATAGGCGAAGTCCGATGCGGCCAGAAACAGAACATCAAACGCATTGCCACCGATAATATCCCCAACTGCCAGATTGACGGCTCCCATGCGGACAGCTGCAATTGCCGAAACAAGTTCGGGCAGCGATGTCGCAATCGCGGTCAGGAAGGTGCCAACTGCTGTCTCGCTAATGCCGGTTTTATCGACGATGGCCAGTCCGCTTTCGCCAATAGTGTAACCGGCGACGGCTGTTATTGCGGCAAAGGCCAGAAACTCTGCCCACAGACGAAGCGTGCTTTCGGGATGGTAATCTGCGTCGTCTTCTTTGGCATCCTCGTCGGTCAGGTCGGTTTTGCGCGGTCGCCACATTGGCTGATGCCTGATTTCGGCGAGCAGTGACAGGCCAAAGCCATACAGAATGAACAACAGGATCGATACCGGATGGATATGCAATATTGTCCAGTCTGGACCAGCATAGGCCAGAAGCGGCAGGGCAAGCATGCTGACCAGCAGGGTTGCCTGCGCCAAGCCGGTTGCGCTGGCCGCGGCATGTTCCAGATTACCCCTGCGATACAGAAAATCGGCGATTGCCAGAAAGGTCGTCTGGGCAGCAATGCCACCCAGCGCATTACCGATGGCAAGATCGGTGTGTCCTTGCCACGCCGTCGTTACCGAAAGCACACTTCCGGGCAGGCTGGTCGACATGCCGACAAAAACCGCACCCGCTATGATTTGTCCCATGCCGGTCCGTTCGGCGAGCTTAAGGGCAATCGTTGCCAACCGAGTTCCGGCGAAGCCGATCACCACTGCACAGATTGAAAACAGTCCGATAATGGACCAAAGCGGAAGGGTTGCAATTGCAGGCAGCATCAAAACGTCTTTTGTTCGGATCTGGCCGCATTTGCACCGGGGCGGCTTTACCTGCCCTTTATGACGCGTCGGGCGCCGTCATGTTCCCTGATTGTGTAAAAGTTAAAACACTTCCCCTTCCGGACGTGCCACCGGCTTGTTTTCGTTGTGTTCAATCGCTTCTTCACGGGCGCGATGCGTGATATCAATCGGCTCGCCGTTGCGGTTATCGGGGCGGACACGGCCAAAGAAATCGGAAAGTTCCTTTGCGACGGTTTCCGGACCTGTCACCTGACGCAGCGTGAAGCTGTGACCTAGCCGGTCGGTAATATGCAGATCACCATAATCAAAGATATTGCCGATTACACTTTTGCTGATCTGGGTGCTTTTGATGGACTCAAACCCGCGATCATCTTGATCTTTTCGCAGAACGCCGCTGCGTGTTACGATCCGGTTATTGGTGATGACACGTTCAAAGAAAAACAGATCGCGAATGGCCGTAAGCGGCAAGAGAATGCTATCGCGTGCAGCGCGCGTTGAAACGCCAAGGGCACGTTTCAAAAGTTTCCAGACAATCGAAATCAGCGCAATGATCACCCCGAACAGGGCAATTGAAAACACGAATTCATATTCTTCCCAAACGCGATCCAGCGCGGCAAAGGCTTCAGGTCCGGTCAGAAGGGCGCGTGCCTGCGGCATGAGGAAATCGTAAATTGCCCGCCAGTGATAGGATGCGTAAATCAGAATCGCAATCCAGATGATCTTGATGAGACCGGGGACAAGGATCGAAACCGGCGAAATCGGCAAATCCATGATGACCACCTCGCCGTCATGCAGATGGCGGCGGATGCCCTTGAAGGGTTTGCTTTCCGCATTGGTGTCGTTTTTCCGGCTCATGCAGTCTGTCCTGTTTTATGCAATCGGTCCAACATAGGCCGCGATCCGAAATTGGCAAGATACAGAAGGATTTACCCGGTCAAAAGGCACCGTCTGTTGCAAAATATTCGGCCAAAAACGTATCGCGTGCAGCAAAACCGGGCGATTTTGCCGGGCGTGTGCTGTCATGGGTCAGTCTGGCAAATGTGATGGTTTGCTCGCCGCGGGTTGCCCAACCCACAAACCAGCCCCACGGTTGCCCCTTGATCGTGCGGCCATCGGCATTTTGCGACAGGCCAGCACCGGTTTTGCCAAATACATGCCAGCCATTTGCCTGAACACCCATGTCAAACAGCCCCATTGCCATTTCGCGGGCCTGTTTGCCGATGGGCAACTCGCCCCGGATCATTTTTGAAATGAATTCGATCTGTTCGGCAGGCGAGATTTGCAAGGACGAGCTTAGCCATGATCGCGTCAGGCCGTTCTGTTTTCCGGCATCCCCGGATACATCGGCATTTCCGTAATCAAAGGATGTGACATAGTTGCGAAACCTTGCCTCTCCCAGTCTGATATTGATCTGTTGCGAATACCAGACGACGGATTGTTCGATCCAGTATTGCGGATCCGTATCCTCGTGCCATGCGGTGCGCCAGTCTGGATAGCCTTCCTTGAACGACCATACGGGATGATGGGCATCGGTCAGGATGCCACTGTCAAATCCCATCAGACTGATGGCGATCTTGAAGGTCGAGGCCGCCGTTGCGCGGGTTTTACATTCTCCTTCCTCAACAATGGTCTTGCCGGTTTTGGTATCCGAAATCAGGGTGCAAACCGTTTTGGTTTCCGCCGTGGCATTGAAGGGGGCGAACATTACGCCAAGAAGAAAAATCAGGCTGGTACGTTGCAAAACGCGATCCTTGTGGATGGGTAAAGTTCGAAGGGTAGGGACGAATGCTGAAGGTTCATTTAATCGTTTAACCCATGTTGTCCTGGCCTTTATCTACGGGCGGAAATTCAGATTGCCAAAATGCGGCAAAGCGGGTTTATGTTCCCGGTCCGGTTGCGCCACAATCCGGCAGCCAAAAAACAACAACGTCCAAGCAAGAGCCCCGCATGATCCCGTTCTTCGGTGAAGCCGCCGCCTTTACTGCCGCTATGGCTTGGGCGACGTCGAGCATGATTTTCTCCAACATTGGCGGCAAGGTCGGTGCGCAGACAGTCAATCGCGGGCGTCTTGCCTGCTCGATTACGTGTCTTACATTGCTGCATTGGCTGCTTGAAGGGCAGCCATGGCCGAATGCCGTGACATGGGAACAGCTTGGCTGGCTGTCACTGTCTTCGGTTCTGGGGCTTGTGATCGGCGATGCCATGCTGTTTCAGGCCTTTGTGACCCTGGGGGCGCGGCTATCGATGCTGATGATGTCGACCGTGCCGATCATGGGGGCGGTGTTGGGCTGGGTTCTGTTTGACGAAGTCCTCAGCCTTCAGGAAATGTCGGGTATTGCGCTTGGCATTGGTGGCATTCTTTTGGTCATCATGATGAAAAAGGGGCGCCCTGTCGGGCTGGAGGGACGCAATTATCTGGTCGGTATTCTGTTTGGACTTGGTGGCGCCATTGGACAGGTCGCCAATCTGGTGACGGCGAAATATGCACTGATCGGCGGCTATTCCGCACTGTCGGCAACATGGATCAGAACTTTTGTCGCGGTTGTGATCATGTGGGGAATTGCGATTGCCATGGGGCGTGCCCGACGCACGATCGTGGCGTGTAGTGCGCCGGATGTCGGGCGTTGGCTGTTTCTTGGTGCCTTTATCGGTCCTGCTTTGGGGGTATGGCTTTCGATGGTGGCGGTTCAGAATGCCAATGTCGGGATTGCCTCGACCCTGATGGCGTTGCCGCCGGTTCTGCTGATTGTTTACGAAGGTCTGATTTTGCGCCGCCCGGTCGGCCCGCAGGCCATCATCGGGACCTGCATGGCCTTTGGCGGGGTTGCCCTTTTATTCCTGCATTGATCGTTGTTTTTACCGCTGTCTGAACCAGATCGGGATGAATGCCAGATTGGAAATCAGGCTCACGCCGAACAGGATTGCTGCCCATAGCGGAAGATCAAGCAAGGCACCTGTGCCGCGAAGGCCGGGTGCGGCCGGTTCGGATGATTTTGATGCGTCTATTGTGTTTGGCGTATCTGTCATATCTGACGAATGGGTTAGGGTGACTTGATGCCCCATGCCGTCCGACACCAGGATTTTCCAATGCGAACCGGTTTGCCCGTCACGTGGCTGGGATGGCGTTGCAAGGGCAAAACGACCTGCACGATCCGTCCGGCCCTTTTGCCAAACCTTGCCATCCGGACCGGTTATCGTGACTTCGGCAAACATCATTGCCGTGCCATCGGTATATCCAAACTGATAGACGGTGGCGGACTGGCTTTGGTCGATTTGCCATCCGGCACCGTGGGCAAACGCAGGCAAGGGCCCCGCCAACAGCAGGGCTAAAGCCAGAATTCTGGGGCGAATAAATGCCATCATGACGGAATGTTATTGCGCAATGTCAAAGGTCATCGTGGCACGCAGATTGTGCACGCCCACACCTTCCTCGACATCGGGAAGATCAGCGGCAACACGGACCACCCATAGACCCGGCGCACTGATGCGGATTTTGGCAATGCCGCTGCCGCGATCGTCGCTCATGGTTTCGGTATAATAAGCATAGGAAGATGGTGTTTCGGTAAATCCGGCATAGGTTGCCAGAACGCTGGTCGAATAGGGCTGCCCGTTCAGCAGGACCTGAACATCGATATCATCCCCGATGCCTGTCGCGCGCGGATCGCTTAGGGGCACGATCTCAAGCGTGTGGCCGAGTGGTGTTGAAACAAACGCTGCATTTCCGTCACCGCCGGTCAGGTTCTTGGAAAACTTTTCAAAGCGCGAGGATGCAATGGCATCCGGATTCACATCCGACCCGCCTTCTTTCCAGCCATCGGGTGTCTGTGACCAGATCACCGGAAGGCGATGTCCGACAAGCCATGCCGGTTCGTCGGAAAGGGTAAAGGTACCGGTCAGATTGGGGGCATCCGCATTTTCGCTAACATCAAGATCGGTGGCGGCCGAGGGAGTGATTAATTGTGCGGCTACATGCTTTGGGGCTTCGGCTTCTTCGGCGGAGCCGAAAACATGGGTCGAATCGAGGATGAATACAGCAGTGTTTTTGTCATTTGCGGGGTCGGTTTTGCTGCTGGCGATGAATTCGTGGGCCGTTGCACCATAACCAATCAGGCACCCCAGCGCGGCAATTGCAAGCGGGGTTGTGAACTTTGATTGAAACATCTGCTATCCTTTGGGAGATTAAGGGAGTTGAAAGGCTGTGTGAACTTTTCAAAATTGTTCATACGAGTCAAGCTGATGATTCTGAAAGGGAATTCGTATGACCCGTGTGACCGTATCGATCGAAGACGATTTGATGGAGGCATTCGATGCCTTCCTTGAACATCGCGGCTATACCAACCGTTCCGAAGGTTTTCGTGACCTGATTCGGGAAAAGCTTCAGAACACCAAGCTTGACGAAGACACTGGCGGCGTTGGCATTGCGGTTCTGAATTACGTGTATGATCATGAAGAACGCATGCTGGCGTCACGCTTGATGAGCGCGCAGCACGAACATCATGACCTGACGGTCTCGACCGTGCATTTCCACATCGATCATGATACCTGCCTTGAAAGTGTTACCCTGCGCGGCAAGCTTGCCGATATCCGCAGATTTGCCGATCAGGTTCTGGCGCAGCCGGGGGTTCGCCATGGGCAGCTTTATTCCGTTCCGGGCGAACTGCATGTCGAAGCCCATCACCATG is part of the Thalassospira lucentensis genome and harbors:
- a CDS encoding DUF4198 domain-containing protein gives rise to the protein MFQSKFTTPLAIAALGCLIGYGATAHEFIASSKTDPANDKNTAVFILDSTHVFGSAEEAEAPKHVAAQLITPSAATDLDVSENADAPNLTGTFTLSDEPAWLVGHRLPVIWSQTPDGWKEGGSDVNPDAIASSRFEKFSKNLTGGDGNAAFVSTPLGHTLEIVPLSDPRATGIGDDIDVQVLLNGQPYSTSVLATYAGFTETPSSYAYYTETMSDDRGSGIAKIRISAPGLWVVRVAADLPDVEEGVGVHNLRATMTFDIAQ
- the nikR gene encoding nickel-responsive transcriptional regulator NikR, producing the protein MTRVTVSIEDDLMEAFDAFLEHRGYTNRSEGFRDLIREKLQNTKLDEDTGGVGIAVLNYVYDHEERMLASRLMSAQHEHHDLTVSTVHFHIDHDTCLESVTLRGKLADIRRFADQVLAQPGVRHGQLYSVPGELHVEAHHHGDDDHGHAHRHEHLKITT
- a CDS encoding MFS transporter; translation: MNTQKSENTPGTAAGPWSPFRHRAFAFLWIATVVSNIGTWMHDVGAGWLMTELSPSPFVVALVQAATTLPVFLFAIFAGALADLMDRRKLLLAVNLVMAGLAAALSSLVYLQLVTPPILIAFTFMMGTCAALMAPAWQAIVPSLVDKSRLAPAIALNSMGINVSRAIGPALAGFLIVSAGLVAPFALNAISFVGILVVLFFWKPAKPEQIMPREKVFGAMRAGLRYVFNSPPVIATLVRAVAFFVFASAYWAMLPLIAREVLSGGPQLYGILLASVGAGAVIGAVVLPRIKARLGADKTVMAGTVGTASVLVAFALVQQPVVAVIASFIAGASWIAVLSSFNVSAQTALPDWVRARGLSVFLTLFFGAMSGGSILWGWVADQFSIETALLCAAAGAIVLMFATMRFALNQGADLDLAPSMHWPEPIIGEDVEHDRGPVMIRISYRIADTDRETFGDLMKAMRKARQRHGAYHWNLYQDSKQADLFTEVWSEGSWIEHLRHHKRVTGTDRVLQEQVNKLHQGEDKPLVQHLIAAR
- a CDS encoding hydrolase, whose translation is MSKLELLTPKNSQIIFIDHQPQMAFGVQSIDRQVLKNNTVGLAKAAKIFNIPTTITTVETESFSGHTYPELLAVFPENPLLERTSMNSWDDQKVRDALAANGRKKVIVSGLWTEVCNNSFAFCAMLEGGYEIYMVADASGGTSVDAHNYAMDRMVQAGVVPVTWQQVLLEWQRDWAHRETYNDVMALVKEHSGAYGMGVDYAYTMVHKAPERVEHGPRLAPQAAS
- a CDS encoding DMT family transporter, whose amino-acid sequence is MIPFFGEAAAFTAAMAWATSSMIFSNIGGKVGAQTVNRGRLACSITCLTLLHWLLEGQPWPNAVTWEQLGWLSLSSVLGLVIGDAMLFQAFVTLGARLSMLMMSTVPIMGAVLGWVLFDEVLSLQEMSGIALGIGGILLVIMMKKGRPVGLEGRNYLVGILFGLGGAIGQVANLVTAKYALIGGYSALSATWIRTFVAVVIMWGIAIAMGRARRTIVACSAPDVGRWLFLGAFIGPALGVWLSMVAVQNANVGIASTLMALPPVLLIVYEGLILRRPVGPQAIIGTCMAFGGVALLFLH
- a CDS encoding DUF1427 family protein, with translation MWQLLTGIGLGLAIGGGCRWLDLPLPAPPKIVGALLVVAMTAGFVITDHILTVQ
- a CDS encoding DUF1427 family protein, which produces MKIVFGLLLAILIGIGCRVIDIPVPAPPAMTGALLVLAMTIGYLVVDRWFPHRRCDNRKNCAGPIGHVPKAGE
- a CDS encoding PH domain-containing protein — encoded protein: MSRKNDTNAESKPFKGIRRHLHDGEVVIMDLPISPVSILVPGLIKIIWIAILIYASYHWRAIYDFLMPQARALLTGPEAFAALDRVWEEYEFVFSIALFGVIIALISIVWKLLKRALGVSTRAARDSILLPLTAIRDLFFFERVITNNRIVTRSGVLRKDQDDRGFESIKSTQISKSVIGNIFDYGDLHITDRLGHSFTLRQVTGPETVAKELSDFFGRVRPDNRNGEPIDITHRAREEAIEHNENKPVARPEGEVF
- the blaOXA gene encoding class D beta-lactamase is translated as MQRTSLIFLLGVMFAPFNATAETKTVCTLISDTKTGKTIVEEGECKTRATAASTFKIAISLMGFDSGILTDAHHPVWSFKEGYPDWRTAWHEDTDPQYWIEQSVVWYSQQINIRLGEARFRNYVTSFDYGNADVSGDAGKQNGLTRSWLSSSLQISPAEQIEFISKMIRGELPIGKQAREMAMGLFDMGVQANGWHVFGKTGAGLSQNADGRTIKGQPWGWFVGWATRGEQTITFARLTHDSTRPAKSPGFAARDTFLAEYFATDGAF
- a CDS encoding amidohydrolase — protein: MKDTADTIIYNAKVTTLDPKTPEAEAIAIADGKVLAVGDEAGIRKLADRKTKMINGGGRRIIPGLNDSHTHLIRGGLNFNMELRWENVPSVADALRMLKTQAAVTPAPQWVRVVGGWSEFQFAERRMPTLDEINAAAPDTPVFILHLYGRALLNQAAIKVLGFDKNTPNPPGGVIEKDAKGNPTGLLLAKPSALILYSTLAKGPKLPIEDQINSTRHYMREMNRLGITSVIDAGGGGQNYPEDYDVIQRLHDDRQMTVRIAYNLFAQNAGNELSDYERWVGMTEPGAGDDMLRMNGAGENLAWSAADFENFLEPRPDLAPVMESELEPIVELLAEREWPFRIHATYDETIDRFLGVFERVNGKQPFKTRFIIDHAETVSERNIERIKALGGGIAIQHRMAFQGEYFVDRYGKDAAMATPPVSKMLEYGLPVGAGTDATRVASYDPWVGLYWLTTGKTVGGMSLYDNDNVLDRETALMLWTKGSAWFSGEADVKGTLAPGQYADLAILSADYLSVPPEEIRRINSVMTMVGGKVVYGEGGYQSLSPEIPPASPSWSPVLHQKSPGQRPESHAHHAERACHDACNHGCGVHGHDHGIAWNNPVPVADAKSFWGALGCSCFAV
- a CDS encoding sodium:calcium antiporter encodes the protein MLPAIATLPLWSIIGLFSICAVVIGFAGTRLATIALKLAERTGMGQIIAGAVFVGMSTSLPGSVLSVTTAWQGHTDLAIGNALGGIAAQTTFLAIADFLYRRGNLEHAAASATGLAQATLLVSMLALPLLAYAGPDWTILHIHPVSILLFILYGFGLSLLAEIRHQPMWRPRKTDLTDEDAKEDDADYHPESTLRLWAEFLAFAAITAVAGYTIGESGLAIVDKTGISETAVGTFLTAIATSLPELVSAIAAVRMGAVNLAVGDIIGGNAFDVLFLAASDFAYRDGSIYAAFSPQHLFTIALVILMTGILLLGMLNRERRGLANIGWESVSILCLYGMSIFYLSG